In Triticum urartu cultivar G1812 chromosome 6, Tu2.1, whole genome shotgun sequence, the following proteins share a genomic window:
- the LOC125516553 gene encoding protein FAR1-RELATED SEQUENCE 5-like, whose translation MRFETFEETKNFYNVYAKHTGFAVREGPKFKTRAYLYCTCHGVYESKVSEANRQRNKTTARTNCGAKMRLKIEKDGTLVVKEIVWEHNHRLQLTPQMLVFLHSHKNFDKTILEYVKYLQFKGIEHAQMMSILGGDDPGSYFLEMNAKDLINMKAKNSRIDDVDDVLKTVNFFREMKAINREFFYDMQLDESDRVKNIFWANASCRGAYQDFGDCVTFDTTYKTNKYHMPLGVFVGTNNHLQTTFFGFALIRDEDAESFRWLFKTFLRCFHKLCRWHIMKKSREHLAYLYFLHEDLKDEFTSILNWPLMPTEFEDA comes from the exons ATGAGGTTTGAAACTTTCGAAGAAACTAAGAACTTCTACAACGTATATGCGAAGCACACTGGTTTTGCTGTCAGGGAAGGCCCCAAGTTTAAGACCAGAGCCTACCTTTATTGCACGTGCCATGGAGTTTATGAATCAAAGGTGTCTGAAGCAAATAGACAGCGGAACAAAACGACAGCCAGGACTAACTGCGGGGCTAAAATGAGGCTGAAGATTGAAAAGGATGGAACACTTGTCGTAAAAGAGATAGTCTGGGAACACAACCACAGGCTACAGCTCACTCCGCAAATGCTTGTCTTCTTGCACTCCCACAAAAACTTTGACAAAACAATCTTGGAGTACGTCAAGTACCTGCAGTTCAAAGGCATTGAACACGCGCAAATGATGAGCATTCTGGGCGGTGATGACCCTGGTAGCTACTTCCTCGAAATGAATGCCAAAGACCTGATTAACAT GAAAGCAAAGAATTCAAGGATTGATGATGTGGATGATGTCCTAAAGACTGTCAACTTCTTTAGGGAGATGAAAGCTATAAACAGGGAATTCTTCTATGACATGCAACTCGATGAGTCCGATAGAGTTAAGAACATATTCTGGGCGAACGCAAGCTGCCGAGGTGCATATCAGGACTTCGGTGACTGCGTAACATTTGACACCACGTACAAGACCAACAAGTACCATATGCCACTTGGGGTGTTTGTCGGTACTAATAACCACTTACAGACTACATTCTTTGGTTTCGCCTTGATAAGAGATGAGGATGCAGAATCATTCAGATGGCTGTTCAAGACGTTTTTAAG ATGTTTTCATAAGCTATGCCGCTGGCACATTATGAAGAAGTCCAGGGAACACCTCGCGTACCTATATTTCCTGCACGAGGACCTTAAGGATGAATTCACATCAATTCTCAACTGGCCCCTCATGCCAACTGAGTTTGAGGATGCCTAG